The Phycisphaerae bacterium genome segment GCCGCAGGATATCCGACAGCCTCGGCCGTGTCTTTGGCCAATGCCAGGTGCTGTCGCAGTGAAACCACAGGTTGCAGGCGTAACTCTGCTTCGGGTAAACGGAAGCCGGACGCAGTTTGCAGATCGGCGTCGTGTCGGCGGGACAGACGAAAATCTCAAAACCGCGAATGTAGCACGGACCCTTCGTCTCGCCGCGCAGAAAATTGTCCCAGTAGGCGGCGCCGAACGCGCCAGGCGGAATTGCCTCGTGATTCTCCTGGGCATAGATGGCCTCCGCAAGCCCTATCTCCCGCAGCTGCGACCCGCACGCAGCCAGCTTGGCGGCGTCGCGGGCCGCGGTCAGCGACGGCAGCAGCATCGCCACCAAAACCGCGATGATCGCGACCACCACCAGCAGTTCAATCAGCGTAAACGACCGACCTGCCGCAAACGGGCCGTTTGACGCATGACGGGCTGTACGGTCGCCGCTCATTGTGTCCCTTTCGTCGTCGCGGAGCCCGGGCTGAGCTCTCCGCGAAGAATGACCTGAACGATCGCCGACCAGGCCTGATGGCACGTGATCCGCAAACGGTCGCCGTTGCGCAGCTTCACCGGCTGCAGCGACGACGTCGAGCCGCGAAGGATTCTCCACCCCTGAGCCGAGTCGAACGTCTCCCGAACGTACTCATACTCATCCTGCATCGCCACCGGATCGCCGTTGACCGTCACGGTGTAGCGGTACGGCTTGCCGTCACCGTCGTCACCGGTCCGCACGACGCACTGCAGGTTCACCTCGCGCACGCCATCGGGAATCCCCTTGATGACCCATTCACTGAACCCGTCCTTGGGATACCAGCCGAGCACCGGCTCATCCGAACCGTAGACCTGCGAGAGGACGTCCAGCCGGAAGTCATTGGGCGGTTCGGCGGGCAGGGCCTCGGCCAACGGAATCTCCGCCTCCCAAAGCTGACGATAAACAAACGGCTCAGCCGCGGTGGCGGCAACGTCGCGCCTCAGACCGTAGCCGACCATATTCCGCATCAACGTTCCCGCCGCCCCTTCCGTCGCGCTCTTCTCCAACACCGGCATCTGGCATAACAGATACACGCCCGCTCCGTACGGATACTCGACCAGCGGCGTATACGCCAAACCCATCGGCGAACCGGCCACCACCACCGCCCTGGCCGCTTCGGGCAACCGGTCCATCAGCATGTGGCTGCGGGCCACCACATGATCCTCGCCCCAAAATCGCAGGTCTTCGTTCTTCAGCCCAGCCGTAACCGGATGCTCGCCGTTGGGGAACGCAATCGTCGACCAGGACTCGCCGTCCATGCTCAACCGCCCCGGCATCCACCACGCGTTGCTCTGGAACAGCCCGATCGCGCAGCCGCCGGCCTCGACGAACTTCGCGACCGCCTCGTAGAACCGGCTC includes the following:
- a CDS encoding prepilin-type N-terminal cleavage/methylation domain-containing protein; the encoded protein is MSGDRTARHASNGPFAAGRSFTLIELLVVVAIIAVLVAMLLPSLTAARDAAKLAACGSQLREIGLAEAIYAQENHEAIPPGAFGAAYWDNFLRGETKGPCYIRGFEIFVCPADTTPICKLRPASVYPKQSYACNLWFHCDSTWHWPKTRPRLSDILRPSATLSIVDAWHENHTCFYGWYVTASIPRHYDQDGHCNFTATNELYFDGHSAAVRYDRYDIIPGQMNTSDPLWLQHYWGR